One window of Bacillus sp. FJAT-45350 genomic DNA carries:
- a CDS encoding glutaredoxin family protein, which translates to MANNVVLWSSYTCKLCTDLKNYFEENNIQYENKDMKKDDSLRDIIEEKYGVRKAPIVEIGEKAVVGAGQWSEENWNELKSLLNEEAVK; encoded by the coding sequence ATGGCAAATAATGTTGTGTTATGGAGTTCGTATACTTGTAAACTATGTACAGATTTAAAAAACTACTTTGAAGAAAATAATATCCAGTATGAGAACAAAGATATGAAGAAAGATGACTCATTGCGAGACATTATCGAAGAAAAATACGGCGTGAGAAAAGCTCCAATAGTTGAAATTGGTGAAAAAGCTGTTGTTGGCGCTGGTCAGTGGTCAGAAGAAAACTGGAATGAGTTAAAATCATTACTAAACGAAGAAGCAGTAAAATAA